TGCTGCCAATCCATTTTTAAATGGACTGACAAACTCGAATCGGGGGGTAATGACAATATGTCCCAAAGAATCTGCAAAACCAATTTTTGATTGTTCATCTACCATTCGGAATAGTCCCTCTGAAAGATAATCTGGACCATTGTCAAAACAGAAAACACGAAATCGCTCTTTGCCGGACGGGTCTATAGCCCATATATTCCCATCTTTAGCCACAAACCCAAGAGTCTTAAATTTTGTATGGTAAATCCAGCTATATTTGCCTATTGGAACAATAACTTCTCCTTTAGAATTGATGTATCCATATTTATAGTCATTATCCACTTCTTGATAAATTAATGAGAGCGTGTCATTATTACCTTGCTGTGCTAATAAACTTCCTGATTGCATAAATGCTACAATCAAGAATAATCTTAAAATTGTATTCATAACACTGATATTATAAACGAAACAAGGTTACTTTTCTGAATGCTTTTCTAAAAGGTGTTTATATACGGAAAGGATCTTTTCTTTGGTTATCAGAAGACCAAAATTGAC
This portion of the Bacteroides acidifaciens genome encodes:
- a CDS encoding WG repeat-containing protein, translating into MNTILRLFLIVAFMQSGSLLAQQGNNDTLSLIYQEVDNDYKYGYINSKGEVIVPIGKYSWIYHTKFKTLGFVAKDGNIWAIDPSGKERFRVFCFDNGPDYLSEGLFRMVDEQSKIGFADSLGHIVITPRFEFVSPFKNGLAAFNAGGKKVQDREHSFIEGGKWGYGDLKGDTIYPAIFDSASYYIGDKTTVKYKGKVTTIGQIDHRKE